One stretch of Sulfuricystis multivorans DNA includes these proteins:
- a CDS encoding ABC transporter ATP-binding protein, translating to MLEIENLSAAAGTFRLQDVSLTIEKGQCHAVLGPSGSGKSTLLAAILGTLPPTAGRIELAGADITHWPIERRRLGYVPQQLGLFPHLSVRDNLLYGARACRLRRAEFQPLCERLIEITGIGHLLSRRIATLSGGERQRVALVRALVANPRLVLLDEPFTALNESLRRELWWLVKDLQRERALTVLLVTHDLAEAYFLADQITVLIDGMPAQSGEKATVYRRPQSLAAAHFLGLKNLFPARLIAPGKAECPSLGGVLEVAGAKASGEAWLAIRAEHVALREPEAPPRPDEARLAGRFEAVVDLGEAALLQFRTEAGTLLEVRCGSRVLRKFDLQPGDAGFVGLPARDLFVIAK from the coding sequence GTGCTTGAGATCGAGAACTTGAGCGCCGCCGCCGGCACGTTCCGGCTCCAGGACGTCTCACTCACCATCGAAAAAGGCCAATGCCATGCAGTGCTCGGGCCGTCCGGCTCCGGCAAGAGCACATTGCTCGCCGCGATCCTCGGCACGCTGCCACCGACCGCTGGTCGCATCGAACTCGCCGGCGCGGACATCACGCATTGGCCGATCGAGCGCCGTCGACTGGGTTATGTGCCGCAGCAGCTGGGGCTTTTTCCGCATCTGTCCGTCCGCGACAATCTGCTCTACGGCGCCCGCGCGTGCCGTCTTCGCCGCGCCGAGTTTCAGCCGCTGTGTGAGCGCCTCATCGAAATCACCGGCATCGGCCACCTGCTTTCCCGCCGCATCGCGACGCTCTCTGGCGGTGAGCGCCAGCGCGTCGCGCTGGTGCGCGCGCTGGTGGCCAACCCACGCCTGGTGCTGCTGGACGAGCCCTTCACGGCATTGAACGAGAGCCTGCGCCGCGAGCTGTGGTGGCTGGTCAAGGACCTGCAGCGCGAGCGCGCCTTGACCGTGCTGCTCGTCACCCACGATCTCGCCGAGGCCTATTTCCTCGCCGACCAGATCACCGTGCTGATCGACGGGATGCCTGCTCAAAGCGGCGAGAAGGCCACCGTCTATCGCCGCCCGCAAAGCCTCGCGGCGGCGCATTTCCTGGGTCTCAAGAACCTCTTTCCGGCACGCCTCATTGCTCCAGGCAAGGCCGAATGTCCGTCGCTCGGCGGGGTGCTGGAGGTTGCCGGAGCAAAGGCGAGCGGAGAAGCGTGGTTGGCGATCCGCGCCGAACATGTCGCGCTGCGCGAACCGGAAGCGCCGCCGCGCCCCGATGAAGCACGACTGGCCGGCCGTTTCGAGGCGGTGGTGGATCTCGGCGAGGCGGCACTGCTGCAATTCCGCACCGAGGCCGGCACGCTGCTCGAAGTGCGCTGCGGCAGCCGCGTGCTGCGCAAGTTCGACTTGCAGCCGGGAGATGCCGGCTTCGTCGGCCTGCCCGCCCGCGATTTGTTCGTCATTGCGAAGTGA
- a CDS encoding molybdate ABC transporter permease subunit has protein sequence MSPSGLRASIIAALVVLALYAGLIASLAWFFDGRRFAATLLADRTLFSVQLSLLAATLATALALLLAIPAAYALSRYRFPGREAAETVLEFPIIVSPAALGAIILIFFNNPVGEWIQEHAVYFVFGFAGIVLAQFVTILGLAVRMLKSAFDEVPVELETVARTLGASTRHAFFTVTLPLAKNGLIAAFILTWAKALGEFGATLMVAGSMAMRTETLPIAIFMRLSNADIEGTVALILILVTIGLTALFVARRLLAGGARA, from the coding sequence GTGAGCCCATCCGGCTTGCGCGCCAGCATCATTGCCGCGCTCGTGGTGCTGGCGCTTTATGCCGGGTTGATCGCATCACTCGCCTGGTTTTTCGATGGCCGCCGCTTCGCCGCCACGCTCCTTGCCGATCGCACCCTGTTTTCGGTGCAGTTGTCGCTATTGGCGGCCACGCTCGCCACGGCGCTCGCGCTGCTGCTGGCGATCCCTGCCGCCTATGCGCTGTCGCGCTACCGTTTTCCCGGTCGGGAGGCCGCCGAGACGGTGCTCGAATTCCCGATCATCGTCTCCCCCGCCGCCTTGGGCGCGATCATCCTGATCTTCTTCAACAATCCCGTCGGCGAGTGGATTCAGGAACACGCCGTCTATTTCGTCTTTGGTTTCGCCGGCATCGTGCTGGCGCAATTCGTCACGATCCTTGGACTCGCGGTGCGCATGCTCAAGTCTGCCTTCGACGAGGTGCCAGTGGAACTGGAGACCGTCGCCCGCACGCTGGGCGCATCCACCCGGCATGCCTTCTTCACCGTCACACTGCCATTGGCGAAGAACGGCCTGATCGCCGCGTTCATCCTCACCTGGGCGAAGGCGCTGGGCGAATTCGGCGCGACGCTGATGGTCGCCGGCTCGATGGCGATGCGCACCGAAACCTTGCCGATCGCCATCTTCATGCGCCTGTCCAACGCCGATATCGAAGGTACCGTGGCCTTGATCCTGATCCTCGTCACGATCGGCCTGACCGCCCTGTTCGTCGCCCGACGGCTGCTGGCAGGAGGCGCTCGTGCTTGA
- the modA gene encoding molybdate ABC transporter substrate-binding protein, translating into MNRLSALLLALLMAFAASAFAAESLLIFAGAATVPPTTDAAKAFEKKTGVKVDVVFGGSGYVLSQMKLAKQGDLYFPGSSDYMELAKREGYVLPETEKIIVYAVPAITVQKGNPHHIQGLKDLLKPGLRVAIANPEGVCIGAYAVEIFEKELTNAEREQLKANIKNYTGSCEQTATAISLKLADAVIGWRVFQYWDPERIETVKLPAAQIQRIGYIPIAISKFSKNRELAQRFIDFVTGPEGQAIYAKYSYFADPESAFKWLGAVKPVGGEYVVPQEWLNLRTTVDPKKVVKP; encoded by the coding sequence ATGAATCGTTTGTCCGCCCTGCTCTTGGCGCTGCTGATGGCCTTTGCCGCGAGCGCTTTCGCCGCCGAATCCCTATTGATCTTCGCCGGCGCCGCCACCGTGCCGCCCACCACCGATGCCGCCAAAGCCTTCGAGAAGAAGACCGGTGTCAAGGTGGACGTGGTGTTCGGCGGCTCGGGTTATGTGCTCTCGCAGATGAAGCTTGCCAAGCAGGGCGATCTTTATTTCCCCGGTTCTTCCGATTACATGGAGCTCGCCAAGCGCGAGGGCTACGTGCTGCCGGAAACGGAGAAGATCATCGTCTATGCGGTGCCGGCCATCACCGTGCAGAAAGGCAATCCCCACCATATCCAGGGCCTCAAGGACTTGCTCAAACCGGGCTTGCGCGTGGCCATCGCCAATCCGGAAGGGGTATGTATCGGCGCCTACGCGGTCGAAATCTTCGAGAAGGAACTCACTAACGCCGAGCGTGAGCAGCTCAAAGCGAACATCAAGAACTACACCGGCTCCTGCGAGCAGACCGCCACGGCGATTTCGCTCAAACTCGCCGACGCGGTGATCGGCTGGCGTGTGTTCCAATATTGGGACCCGGAGCGCATCGAAACCGTCAAGCTACCGGCGGCGCAAATCCAGCGCATCGGCTACATCCCGATCGCGATCAGCAAGTTCAGCAAGAATCGTGAGCTCGCCCAGCGCTTCATCGACTTCGTCACCGGCCCCGAGGGGCAGGCGATCTACGCCAAATACAGCTACTTTGCCGATCCGGAATCCGCCTTCAAGTGGCTGGGCGCCGTCAAGCCGGTGGGCGGCGAATACGTGGTGCCGCAGGAATGGCTCAACCTGCGCACCACGGTCGATCCGAAGAAGGTCGTCAAGCCGTGA
- the mgtA gene encoding magnesium-translocating P-type ATPase — protein sequence MDEYSRQPGLSSREANERLARFGPNQIRPHRERALFIRFLMRFRNPLVLVLFAASVVTALTGDATGATIIGAIVLLSVTLDFVQEYRAGQAAERLSQQVAVTATVLRDGAPREVPVAEIVPGDVVRLSAGDLVPADGRVLEARDFFVNQAQLTGEPYPVEKRAVAGAEGGTDDEGAVFMGSSVVSGAATVLIERTGAATELGKIAASLARQPPPTAFERGTRHFGMLIMRLTMLLVLFTLLVNLAFARPLLESFLFAVALAVGLTPELLPMVVSVTLARGAQRMAARQVIVKRLSAIQDMGSMDVLCTDKTGTLTEAKIRLERHIDAAGRPSGRVLELAYLNSFFESGLKSPLDEAILAHGEIDLGGWRKIDEVPFDFERRRVSVLAEKDGRRILAVKGAPEDILALSTAYETADGAALPLDEAARERSAALFASLGDEGFRALGIAWREVPPDHPHAIVTDETELTFSGFAAFLDPPKASAAAAIAHLAESGVAVKILTGDNERVTRHVCTTLAIPIAGVLTGQEIAQLDDTALAARVDEVNLFCRVTPAQKNRILLALKRRGHAVGYLGDGINDAPSLHTADVGISVDGAVDVAREAADLVLLEHDLDVLHDGIREGRRTFGNVMKYIMMATSSNFGNMFSMAAATLFLPFLPMLPMQILLNNLLYDVSEIPLPLDNVDAEDMARPRRWDMRFIRDFMVTIGPISSLFDFLTFYLLLALLEANETLFRTGWFVESIATQVLVIFVIRTRRNPLKSRPHPWLAATSLAVVGLALLLPLTPLAGLLGFTPLPPLFFLLLLGLLVTYLGLVEMVKRGFFRRYDSV from the coding sequence ATGGATGAATACTCGCGTCAACCCGGGCTTTCCAGTCGTGAGGCCAATGAGCGCCTGGCGCGCTTCGGCCCCAACCAGATCCGCCCGCATCGCGAGCGCGCGCTCTTCATCCGGTTCCTGATGCGCTTTCGCAATCCGCTCGTCCTCGTCCTGTTCGCGGCGAGCGTGGTTACCGCGCTGACGGGCGATGCGACGGGCGCCACCATCATCGGCGCCATCGTGCTCTTGAGCGTCACGCTCGATTTCGTCCAGGAATACCGCGCCGGGCAGGCGGCCGAGCGCTTGTCGCAGCAGGTCGCGGTGACGGCGACGGTGCTGCGCGACGGCGCGCCGCGCGAAGTGCCGGTCGCCGAGATCGTTCCCGGCGACGTGGTGCGCCTTTCCGCCGGCGATCTGGTGCCAGCCGACGGCCGCGTACTCGAGGCGCGCGACTTCTTCGTCAACCAGGCGCAGCTCACCGGCGAGCCTTACCCGGTGGAAAAGCGCGCCGTCGCGGGCGCGGAAGGCGGGACCGACGACGAAGGCGCGGTGTTCATGGGCAGCTCGGTGGTGAGCGGCGCGGCGACGGTCTTGATCGAGCGCACCGGTGCGGCGACGGAGCTCGGCAAGATCGCCGCAAGCCTCGCTCGGCAGCCGCCGCCCACCGCTTTCGAGCGCGGCACGCGCCACTTCGGCATGCTGATCATGCGGCTGACGATGCTTCTGGTGTTGTTCACGCTCTTGGTGAACCTCGCCTTCGCGCGGCCGCTTTTGGAATCCTTCCTGTTCGCGGTGGCGCTGGCGGTGGGGCTCACACCCGAGTTGTTGCCGATGGTCGTCTCGGTGACGCTCGCGCGTGGCGCGCAACGCATGGCGGCGCGGCAGGTGATCGTCAAGCGGCTGTCGGCGATCCAGGACATGGGCTCGATGGACGTGTTGTGCACCGACAAGACCGGCACGCTCACCGAAGCGAAGATTCGTCTGGAACGTCACATCGATGCGGCGGGCCGGCCGAGCGGGCGGGTGCTGGAACTCGCCTATCTGAACAGCTTTTTCGAAAGCGGTCTGAAAAGCCCGCTCGACGAGGCGATTCTCGCGCATGGCGAGATCGACCTTGGCGGCTGGCGCAAGATCGACGAGGTGCCCTTCGATTTCGAGCGCCGCCGCGTCTCGGTGCTGGCGGAGAAAGACGGCCGCCGCATCCTCGCGGTGAAAGGCGCACCGGAAGACATCCTCGCGCTCTCCACCGCCTATGAAACGGCCGACGGCGCGGCGCTGCCGCTCGATGAGGCCGCGCGCGAGCGCAGCGCGGCGCTCTTCGCATCGCTCGGCGACGAAGGCTTTCGCGCGCTCGGCATCGCCTGGCGCGAGGTGCCCCCGGATCATCCGCATGCCATCGTCACCGACGAGACGGAACTGACCTTCTCCGGCTTCGCGGCCTTTCTCGATCCGCCCAAGGCGAGCGCCGCAGCGGCGATCGCGCACCTGGCGGAAAGCGGTGTGGCGGTGAAGATCCTCACCGGCGACAATGAGCGTGTCACGCGTCACGTCTGCACGACGCTCGCCATCCCCATCGCCGGCGTGCTCACCGGCCAGGAGATCGCGCAGCTCGACGATACGGCGCTCGCCGCGCGCGTCGACGAGGTCAATCTGTTCTGCCGGGTCACCCCGGCGCAGAAAAATCGCATCCTGCTCGCGCTCAAGCGCCGTGGCCACGCAGTCGGCTATCTCGGCGACGGCATCAACGATGCGCCGTCGTTGCACACCGCCGATGTCGGCATCTCGGTCGATGGCGCGGTGGACGTGGCGCGCGAGGCCGCCGATCTCGTTTTGCTCGAACACGACCTCGACGTGCTCCATGACGGCATCCGCGAAGGGCGGCGCACTTTCGGCAACGTCATGAAATACATCATGATGGCCACCAGCTCCAACTTCGGCAACATGTTCAGCATGGCCGCGGCGACGCTGTTCCTGCCTTTCCTGCCGATGCTGCCGATGCAGATCCTGCTCAACAACCTGCTCTACGACGTCTCGGAAATTCCGTTGCCGCTGGACAACGTCGACGCCGAGGACATGGCCCGTCCGCGGCGCTGGGACATGCGCTTCATCCGCGACTTCATGGTCACCATCGGCCCCATCAGTTCGCTGTTCGACTTTCTCACCTTCTATCTGCTGCTGGCGCTGCTCGAAGCCAACGAGACGCTCTTCCGCACCGGCTGGTTCGTCGAATCGATCGCCACCCAGGTGCTGGTGATCTTCGTCATCCGCACCCGGCGCAACCCGCTCAAGAGCCGCCCGCACCCCTGGCTTGCCGCCACCTCGCTTGCCGTGGTGGGCCTGGCGCTGCTGCTACCCTTAACGCCGCTGGCCGGCCTGCTGGGCTTCACTCCGCTGCCGCCGCTGTTCTTCCTGCTCTTGTTGGGCCTGCTGGTCACTTATCTCGGTTTGGTCGAAATGGTCAAGCGTGGTTTTTTTCGCCGTTACGATAGCGTCTGA
- a CDS encoding AraC family transcriptional regulator has product MDASDGLSRLLDHTGLRARTFYTGALCGLHAFHAAEGVGHLHVVRAGTVRIMGAQRMVIEGPALLFYPRPLDHRLDVPSGVTAEVLCASVSYDAGMDNALVRALPALVVVPLDGAPGLAPTLELLFTQARMEGIGRQAMLDRLCDVVLIQIVRHAIERGWIARGLLTGLAHPRLGKTLTAMLDAPGEAWTLETMAARANLSRSSFARHFRETVGATPAALLAQVRIGLAQRLLRQGKPLATVAQTVGYGSQPALSRAFIRETGIAPSDWLRQQITK; this is encoded by the coding sequence ATGGATGCTTCGGACGGCCTATCCCGCTTGCTGGACCACACCGGCCTGCGTGCGCGCACTTTCTATACCGGGGCGCTGTGCGGTCTGCACGCCTTTCACGCCGCAGAGGGCGTCGGACACCTGCACGTCGTGCGTGCCGGCACCGTGCGAATCATGGGTGCACAACGGATGGTCATCGAGGGACCGGCCCTGCTCTTTTATCCGCGACCGCTGGATCACCGGCTCGACGTTCCCAGCGGGGTGACGGCCGAGGTGCTCTGCGCCAGTGTCAGTTACGACGCCGGCATGGACAACGCGCTCGTTCGCGCACTGCCTGCTCTCGTCGTCGTCCCGCTCGATGGTGCGCCGGGGCTTGCGCCGACGCTGGAACTGCTTTTCACGCAAGCGCGCATGGAAGGCATCGGCCGCCAAGCGATGCTCGATCGGCTCTGCGACGTCGTGCTGATCCAGATCGTCCGTCATGCCATCGAACGAGGCTGGATTGCGCGCGGACTGCTCACCGGGCTGGCTCACCCGCGTCTGGGCAAAACGCTGACAGCGATGCTCGATGCGCCGGGCGAAGCGTGGACGCTCGAAACGATGGCGGCGCGGGCGAATCTTTCACGCAGCAGCTTCGCACGTCATTTCCGGGAAACCGTCGGCGCTACACCGGCGGCCTTGCTGGCACAAGTCCGCATCGGTCTTGCCCAACGACTGCTGCGCCAGGGCAAACCGCTCGCGACGGTGGCGCAAACGGTTGGCTACGGCAGTCAGCCGGCGCTGTCGCGCGCCTTCATCCGGGAAACCGGGATAGCGCCTTCCGATTGGCTCAGGCAGCAAATCACGAAATGA
- a CDS encoding carboxymuconolactone decarboxylase family protein, with the protein MNPHFVTQTLKPVTLDTATPEQKAVLEAAQQAVGFIPNMYANMANVPGVLSTYLHGYAEFRQKSGFTPAEQEVVFLAISQHNGCRYCTAAHSMLADKVSRVPAPVLAAIRAGAPIPDAKLQALYAYARELVKTGGKPSQAVGAAFLAAGYTEKQALAVVLACAVKTLSNYTNHLCQTVIDEKFAAYRL; encoded by the coding sequence ATGAACCCGCATTTCGTCACCCAGACACTCAAACCCGTCACGCTCGACACCGCCACCCCCGAGCAGAAGGCGGTGCTCGAAGCCGCGCAACAGGCGGTCGGCTTCATCCCCAACATGTATGCCAACATGGCGAACGTCCCCGGCGTGTTGTCCACCTACCTGCACGGCTATGCCGAGTTTCGCCAGAAGTCGGGATTTACGCCGGCCGAGCAGGAAGTGGTGTTCCTCGCCATCAGCCAGCACAACGGCTGCCGTTATTGCACCGCGGCGCACAGCATGCTGGCCGACAAGGTCTCGCGCGTGCCCGCCCCGGTATTGGCGGCGATCCGCGCCGGCGCGCCGATTCCGGATGCCAAATTGCAGGCCCTCTACGCCTATGCTCGGGAACTGGTGAAAACCGGCGGCAAGCCCAGTCAGGCGGTGGGCGCAGCCTTTCTCGCCGCCGGTTACACCGAGAAGCAGGCACTCGCGGTGGTGCTCGCCTGTGCGGTGAAAACGCTTTCGAACTACACCAATCACCTGTGCCAGACCGTGATCGATGAGAAATTCGCCGCCTATCGGTTGTAA
- a CDS encoding BufA1 family periplasmic bufferin-type metallophore, producing the protein MNKTMTAASLALALGAAMTIAATPVAAQDKMADMEKCYGVALKGKNDCKAGAGTTCAGTSVRDHQGNAWSMVPKGTCEKTPSKTSPTGYGQLQAFKEKSA; encoded by the coding sequence ATGAACAAGACCATGACCGCCGCATCCCTCGCCCTCGCCCTGGGCGCCGCCATGACCATCGCCGCCACGCCCGTCGCCGCGCAGGACAAGATGGCCGACATGGAGAAGTGCTACGGGGTCGCGCTGAAAGGCAAGAACGACTGCAAGGCCGGCGCCGGCACCACCTGCGCCGGCACCTCGGTGCGCGACCATCAGGGCAATGCCTGGTCGATGGTGCCGAAGGGCACCTGCGAGAAGACGCCGTCGAAGACCTCGCCGACCGGCTACGGCCAACTGCAGGCTTTCAAGGAAAAGAGCGCCTGA
- the bufB gene encoding MNIO family bufferin maturase translates to MTTTLSALPRAGGVGLKPEHFRTILDTRPAIGFFEIHAENYMVAGGPFHHHLERIRADYPLSIHGVGLSIGGEAPLDEAHLDRLAALLERYQPEAFSEHLAWSSHGGTFFNDLLPAPYHAGTLARVCEHIDRVQERLGRRMLLENPATYVEFTASTMAEPDFISEVVRRTGCGLLLDVNNLYVSCVNHRRNASAELRALPLYAVGEIHLAGFAEDVDAVGDRLLIDSHGAAVAGDVWDLYAEALGYVGPMATLIERDNDIPPLAVLHAEARQAEAMMAALTADERLCA, encoded by the coding sequence ATGACCACGACACTGTCTGCCCTGCCGAGGGCCGGCGGTGTCGGGTTGAAACCGGAACACTTCCGGACGATTCTCGACACGCGGCCCGCCATCGGCTTCTTCGAAATCCACGCCGAGAACTACATGGTGGCCGGTGGGCCGTTCCACCATCATCTCGAGCGCATCCGCGCCGACTATCCGCTGTCGATCCACGGCGTCGGGCTTTCCATCGGTGGCGAAGCGCCGCTGGATGAAGCGCATCTGGATCGTCTGGCGGCTTTGCTCGAGCGCTACCAGCCCGAAGCCTTCTCCGAGCATCTGGCCTGGTCGAGTCACGGCGGGACATTTTTCAACGATCTGCTGCCGGCGCCGTATCACGCCGGCACCCTGGCGCGCGTGTGCGAACACATCGACCGCGTGCAGGAACGGCTCGGCCGCCGCATGCTGCTGGAGAATCCGGCGACCTATGTCGAATTCACCGCCTCGACGATGGCCGAGCCCGACTTCATTAGCGAAGTCGTCAGGCGTACCGGCTGCGGACTGCTGCTCGATGTCAATAACCTTTACGTCTCCTGCGTCAATCATCGCCGCAATGCCTCGGCCGAGCTGCGCGCCCTGCCGCTTTATGCCGTCGGTGAAATCCATCTCGCCGGCTTTGCCGAGGATGTCGATGCGGTGGGCGATCGCCTGCTGATCGACAGCCACGGCGCCGCCGTGGCGGGCGATGTCTGGGATCTCTATGCCGAGGCGCTGGGCTACGTCGGCCCGATGGCGACGCTGATCGAGCGCGACAACGACATTCCCCCCCTGGCCGTGCTGCATGCCGAAGCGCGTCAAGCCGAAGCGATGATGGCGGCGCTCACGGCCGATGAAAGGCTGTGCGCATGA
- a CDS encoding HvfC/BufC N-terminal domain-containing protein yields the protein MNTQASFAARFSEALRAPTFGCPPGLKAWNGSDPAKRFAVYRNNVLVGLIDALAETYPVVQALVGEEFFRAMAAEFVRASPPSSPVLAWYGAGFADFIAAFPPVAGLPYLADVARLEWLRVEAWHAADAEPLDRDTLSVLLADAEALPLTRFVLQPSLRVLRSPHPVVSLWAAHQVDDPAAALAKIDLARGEAAFLARPGLEVEITPIEPGAAGFIARLLAGETLGAAAAAEESFDLAASLALLIRSGALIACERSGL from the coding sequence ATGAACACTCAGGCTAGCTTTGCTGCTCGGTTTTCTGAAGCGTTGCGAGCGCCGACATTCGGCTGCCCGCCGGGGCTGAAAGCCTGGAACGGCTCCGATCCGGCCAAGCGTTTCGCCGTCTATCGCAACAACGTCCTCGTCGGACTGATCGATGCGCTGGCCGAGACCTACCCGGTGGTGCAGGCGCTCGTGGGCGAGGAATTCTTCCGCGCCATGGCGGCCGAGTTCGTGCGCGCCTCGCCGCCGAGCTCGCCGGTGCTCGCCTGGTATGGCGCGGGTTTCGCCGATTTCATCGCGGCATTTCCGCCCGTGGCGGGCCTGCCGTATCTCGCCGACGTGGCGCGGCTCGAATGGCTGCGCGTCGAGGCCTGGCACGCCGCCGATGCCGAGCCGCTGGACAGGGACACGCTTTCCGTCTTGCTCGCCGATGCCGAGGCCTTGCCCTTGACGCGCTTCGTGCTGCAGCCGTCGCTGCGCGTGCTCCGTTCGCCGCATCCGGTCGTCTCGCTGTGGGCCGCGCATCAAGTCGACGATCCCGCAGCCGCGCTGGCCAAGATCGACCTGGCGCGCGGCGAGGCGGCGTTTCTCGCCCGTCCCGGGCTCGAAGTCGAGATCACGCCGATCGAGCCAGGCGCCGCCGGCTTCATCGCGCGCCTTTTGGCCGGCGAAACTCTGGGTGCGGCGGCAGCCGCTGAGGAAAGTTTCGATCTGGCGGCGAGTTTGGCGCTATTGATCCGCAGCGGCGCACTCATTGCCTGCGAAAGGAGTGGACTATGA
- a CDS encoding DoxX family protein: MKKIIAFVHGLIGWLERIPDDAIALLGRFSIAAIFWKSGQTKVQGFALDIVSGEFQIGWPHLSDSVVALFREEYRLPLLPPELAALLGATAEHVFPVLILIGLATRFSALALLGMTATIQFLVYPDAYPTHGVWATVLLYLIARGPGHLSFDHLLESLLAKGGKKHESAR, translated from the coding sequence ATGAAAAAGATCATCGCTTTTGTGCACGGCCTGATCGGCTGGCTCGAGCGCATTCCCGACGACGCGATCGCGCTGCTCGGCCGCTTCTCCATTGCGGCGATCTTCTGGAAATCGGGTCAGACCAAGGTGCAGGGCTTCGCGCTCGACATCGTCTCCGGCGAATTCCAGATCGGCTGGCCGCATCTTTCGGATAGCGTCGTCGCTCTGTTCCGCGAGGAATACCGGCTGCCGCTCCTGCCGCCGGAACTCGCGGCGCTCTTGGGCGCAACCGCCGAGCACGTCTTTCCGGTGCTGATCCTCATCGGGCTGGCGACGCGTTTCTCGGCATTGGCGCTTTTGGGCATGACTGCGACGATCCAGTTTCTGGTCTATCCTGACGCCTATCCGACGCACGGCGTCTGGGCCACGGTGCTGCTCTATCTCATCGCGCGCGGACCGGGGCACCTGTCTTTCGATCATCTGCTGGAAAGCCTGCTGGCGAAGGGAGGCAAGAAACATGAGTCTGCTCGCTGA
- a CDS encoding HD domain-containing phosphohydrolase, whose translation MSLLAELKDMLGGTERHAVRHYEDLLASLLVMAWMVEARDPYTGGHLWRVSRYAHLLATESGLGPADAARIAVGGFLHDLGKISVPDHILGKKDRLTEDEYAVIKTHPDVGWRMLAGHPLARLVEAAIRAHHETPDGRGYPRGLRGKDVPLDGRIVGICDAFDAMTSTRPYRRGMSIGQALHIIEENLDRQFDREFGERFLALGRAGQLGHIVGHSDEGIPLRECMMCGPTLVVRRDHHAGDRIYCHSCTGEYALEERQGQLTAVPTGRMGTAQQLEPEVDEALIAQVVRASASALLAG comes from the coding sequence ATGAGTCTGCTCGCTGAACTCAAGGACATGCTGGGCGGCACCGAGCGGCATGCCGTGCGTCATTACGAAGACTTGCTGGCAAGTCTGCTGGTGATGGCCTGGATGGTCGAGGCGCGCGATCCCTACACCGGCGGCCACCTGTGGCGCGTCTCCCGCTATGCGCATCTGCTCGCCACCGAGTCCGGCCTGGGGCCAGCCGATGCAGCGCGCATCGCGGTGGGCGGCTTTCTGCACGATCTCGGCAAGATCAGCGTGCCCGATCACATCCTGGGCAAGAAGGATCGCCTGACCGAAGACGAGTATGCCGTGATCAAGACCCATCCGGACGTCGGCTGGCGCATGCTGGCCGGTCACCCCTTGGCGCGGCTCGTCGAGGCGGCGATCCGCGCCCATCACGAGACGCCGGACGGACGCGGCTATCCACGTGGCCTGCGCGGCAAGGACGTGCCGCTCGACGGACGCATCGTCGGCATTTGCGATGCCTTCGACGCGATGACCAGCACGCGCCCTTACCGGCGCGGCATGTCGATCGGCCAGGCGCTTCACATCATCGAGGAGAACCTCGATCGCCAGTTCGACCGGGAATTCGGCGAACGCTTCCTCGCGCTCGGCCGCGCCGGGCAACTCGGTCACATCGTCGGCCACAGCGACGAGGGCATCCCCTTGCGCGAATGCATGATGTGCGGCCCGACCCTGGTGGTGCGCCGCGACCATCATGCGGGGGATCGCATCTATTGCCATTCCTGCACCGGCGAATACGCGCTGGAGGAACGGCAAGGGCAGCTTACGGCAGTGCCGACCGGCCGCATGGGCACGGCCCAGCAGCTCGAACCGGAAGTCGATGAGGCATTGATCGCGCAGGTGGTGCGCGCTTCGGCCAGCGCCTTGCTGGCGGGTTGA